GTCTGAGCAACTCATCTTTCCCTGTCCATTTCACATTAAATAAAGCAGATGAGAGCTAAAATACCAGCCACACCGGGATTTCATTTATTCTCTTAATAGGACATATTAGTGTGATGTCCATTTATCCTGCCTGTCAACTGTGATTTACTTAAATTCTCCATTCCCCGCCTCactgaacaataaaaaaaaatcgaatGCACTATTTATTCCAAATGTAATTAgcaaaaaacgttaaaaaaaatggttCAAGGCAATGGGCAGCAATTTGAGTAGAGTTTAAGTCAATAAAACAATTAGCATCCTGGTATCTACCTGTACCAATTAATGTCTTATTCTAAGGATGTATGGGATCCAGGACATAGCTGCTATACATAAAGGATGCCTCCTAAAAGCATTTCTTTGGCATTTTCCCATAGACATTCTGGAAAAATAAATAGCAAAGTGGAGATGGAAGATCTGGCACATATGTTATACTGGGCTTTCTCTGTAGGCAGAAGCACAGCTCATGGATCCCTATGAAAGATCTACACCAGGGCCCCCTTGTCTACCATAAACAGTTTGTAATACTGTGTGGCTAAATAATCTTTAGGACCCCTCAGAGCCCATGTGCCAAATGCATCTGCTTTCTTGGcaccctctatagctatgcctctGACTGTAGGTCAAAGGAACAAGTAGAATTACAACATGAGAACTTTCAAGCTTTATGCCTCCAATTAGTTCTGCAAGAAGCTACGGTAACACTCCCTGAAGGACGTGACTAGAGAACATCCATCTGCTGTATGGGCAGATGTGGTACCTGATATGGCTCTTTATCCCAGAGGTTGTATAGCTGTATATGTTCACATAACATATTGACATATATATGAAGTTCTACATTTCATAAATAGTGACAGATATTAATTACACCATTACCGGTGATGTATACACCATTTATTGATGGGCATGTTGGGCCTCTCAGCAGATGTTGCCCTGGATAATAACATTGGCTCATATGTGATTCTCTATAATAAGCTTGGCAAACAATACCTAATGGTTTATTTAATGAGACTTTCTTTCCTTACCACGGCGGATAATCTGGATAAGAAGCGCTAAGTTCTAGGTATGAGTCAAATTCTATGGCTGGAGAAATGTCCTCTGTACAGACAGATCTCAAGTCTCCGAATGAAGATGTTGCATAGGAGATCCCATCTGCAAAACATGGCATAAGAAGTGGTAAATATGGTTGTCCATTTTGCCCAGTGCGAGACACTAAACCTGCACAGTAGATGGCATGGCTTAGGTGCAATGTCAGCCAATACCTAATTACTTAACATTCCAGGCTCTAAATGTTCATAGACATTGGTGATCATGTGATGTCATTGATTTCTAGTAAACAGACATTTCCATTATCTTACAGATATGTGAGACTTCGGGTAAACATTATATATGCCAACAGGCTAAGTAAACAACATGCTCAATTTACATGAAACATACTTTCTATATGGTTTACCGTAGCTTACCATAGCTCAGATTCTCAAGGTGCCAGTCTCTTTCACCTCCATCTTTTCTTAGGCTTCCAATGATGATAGTAATGCAGGAGAGAAATAGAACCAGTCCAATAACAATTCCAGCCAGAACCAATGGAGACACCAAAAGTGTGGGGTCATGGCTGCTTCGGATGTAACCAAAATATTCCAGAAGAGGGTTACTCTGGTTTACGTGAATTTCTGTAGGGATACATGAAGGTGGTTGAAGATAATTTTGAGTTAACAGATCCCTCTTGACTAACCTGTGTGATGTCAGAAATGTAGGACAGCTCACCTAGTATACCGTATATTACAATGGTTTCTCTGTCAGTACATGCAGTTTGAGAAATCTTTTGCTTTATTTAAAGCCTATTCACACACAGAAGAATGGAACACCCAATTGTATACACTGGCTTAGTATATGAATATGGAGGGCATGTCGGCCTCAACTTCATGCTGTGGTCGCCCTGCTCTTTTCATGCAGAGAGTAGGGGCGCAGTGCGGGAGATTGAtggatcccagtggtcagacccccacgatctgacacttatcccctatccttaggtagggtgcctgaaagttaaacagatttgtaaattatacaaaaaaagaaggttgcagcagcactcttggtcaaaaaatggaggctcttagcgcactttttgatcaaaacgtgtccccccatccaccgcACGGAGGtgtcctcatttcggatgggaccctaacacacattctaagcctaacactcataacactcacctctgctggacatatagcctctgactgggtgacatgctggatccattatcaatttaaattaaaatacctcctgtgaaaagggggaggggtgcacagctacagagggtgccattccccctaagttgcacaaaaaaaacaaacgaaaaatagccagcacaactacctaatacacgggtgcatgctgctgtggcaaatacagagtatacaaaaaagaaggttgcagcagcactcttggtcaaaaaattgaggctctaaGTGCATTTTTTGagcaaaacgtgtcccccaatccaccacgcggaggtgtcctcatttcggatgggaccctaacacacattctgagcctaacactcataacactcacctctgctgggcatatagcctctgactgggtgacatgctggatccattatcaatttaaattaaaatacctcctgagaaaagggggaggggtgcacagctacagagggtgccattccccctaaattgcacaaaaaaacaaaaagaaaaatagccagcacaactacctaatagcctaagagcctccattttttgaccaagagtgctgctgcaaccttctttttttgtatattctgtatttgccacagcagcgtgcacccgtgtattaggtagttgtgctggctatttttcttttttttttttttttggtgcaacttagggggaatggcaccctctgtagctgtgcacccctcccccttttcacaggaggtatttttatttaaattgataatggatccagcatgtcacccagatttgttaattacttctataaaaaaaaatcttaatccttccagtacttatcagctgctgtatactacagaggaagttcttttatttttgaatttcttttctgtctgaccacagtgctctctgctgacacctctgtccatatcaggaactgtccagagccaagagaaaatccccatagaaaacctatcctgctctggacagttcctgacatagagagaggtgtcaacagagagcactgtggtcagacagaaaagaaattcaaaaagaaaagaacttcctctgtagtatacagcagatgataagtactggaaggattatttttttttttaaatagaagtaatttacaattctgttcaaCTTTttagaaccagttgatttaaaaaaaaaaaaaaaaaaaatttccacggagtacccatttaacggaAAAATACCAACAATTCTGTCCATGTGTGTATAAGGACAACATttccaaaatcagaatttttcagggaccagttcagttttgaagtggatttgaagggccttcatattagaaatacccaataaatgacccattattaaaaaaaaaatgcacccctcaatgCACCctttaggaatagcagcaaagtgacggagaaaattcaaaatcttcatttttacactcgcatgttcttgtagacccagtttttgaaaatttacatggggtaaaaggagaaaaagccccccaacatttgtatacccaatttctctcgagtaaggaaatacctcatatgtgtatgtcaagtgttcggaggatgcagtagagggctcagaagggaaggagcgacaatagggttttggagagtgagtttttctgaaatggtttttggggggcatgtcacatttaggaagcccctatgg
The sequence above is a segment of the Hyla sarda isolate aHylSar1 chromosome 6, aHylSar1.hap1, whole genome shotgun sequence genome. Coding sequences within it:
- the BEAN1 gene encoding LOW QUALITY PROTEIN: protein BEAN1 (The sequence of the model RefSeq protein was modified relative to this genomic sequence to represent the inferred CDS: inserted 2 bases in 1 codon) gives rise to the protein MGQEIHVNQSNPLLEYFGYIRSSHDPTLLVSPLVLAGIVIGLVLFLSCITIIIGSLRKDGGERDWHLENLSYDGISYATSSFGDLRSVCTEDISPAIEFDSYLELSASYPDYPPCYEDCVGPGTLGTYLPADDPPPYSLQDPHLXSPDTSTEEMPMSSQTNTRHFQVSSTSTMSTVELHVVPPIQTMAKKSLHLPIISINILKDVSSPGIVVSEENLTWQCP